Proteins encoded together in one Terriglobus saanensis SP1PR4 window:
- a CDS encoding dihydroorotate dehydrogenase, translating into MEKTGVPDMRVTIAGVELQSPVIAASGTFGYGIEFDEILSLQKIGAFITKGLSLEPMEGNQAPRLIETSAGMMNAIGLQNVGVETFVEKKLPEIRKLRGAVCFANVFGFTIEDCVAVVEKLNEAEGIAIYELNASCPNTRHGGMVFGTDPGLLEELTQRVKAVSRRPLMVKLSPNVTSIGGMALAAERGGADAVSLVNTFVSMAIDIETRKPRIKNVTAGLSGPAIKPIAVRMVWEAARAVKIPVVGMGGVLRAEDAVEFLLAGATAVQVGTASYADPRAVEKIATGLRKWCEAHGVGKVSELTGGLSS; encoded by the coding sequence ATGGAGAAGACGGGCGTTCCGGATATGCGTGTCACGATTGCCGGCGTGGAGTTGCAGTCGCCGGTGATCGCAGCCAGCGGTACGTTCGGCTACGGCATCGAGTTCGACGAGATTCTTTCGCTCCAGAAGATCGGCGCTTTTATTACAAAGGGGCTCTCTCTTGAGCCGATGGAAGGAAATCAGGCTCCAAGACTGATTGAGACCTCCGCTGGCATGATGAACGCGATCGGTTTGCAGAATGTTGGCGTGGAGACGTTCGTCGAAAAGAAACTGCCGGAGATTCGCAAGCTGCGCGGGGCTGTGTGTTTCGCGAATGTCTTCGGCTTCACGATTGAAGATTGTGTTGCTGTTGTCGAGAAGCTGAATGAGGCGGAAGGCATTGCCATTTATGAGTTGAATGCCTCTTGTCCCAATACTCGCCACGGAGGCATGGTCTTCGGCACTGATCCGGGATTGCTGGAAGAGTTGACACAGCGGGTGAAAGCGGTTTCGCGCAGGCCACTGATGGTCAAACTTTCGCCGAACGTGACTTCGATTGGAGGGATGGCCCTGGCGGCGGAGCGGGGCGGTGCGGATGCTGTGAGTCTAGTGAATACGTTCGTGTCTATGGCGATTGATATCGAGACACGCAAGCCACGCATCAAGAACGTCACGGCAGGTCTTAGCGGTCCAGCGATCAAGCCGATTGCGGTGCGCATGGTGTGGGAAGCAGCGCGTGCGGTGAAGATTCCCGTCGTGGGTATGGGCGGCGTTCTGCGCGCGGAGGATGCTGTGGAGTTCCTGCTGGCGGGGGCTACGGCGGTGCAGGTAGGGACGGCGAGTTACGCCGATCCGCGTGCCGTGGAAAAGATTGCTACGGGGTTGCGCAAGTGGTGCGAAGCGCATGGCGTGGGCAAGGTGAGCGAGTTGACCGGCGGCCTGAGCTCTTAG
- the dgt gene encoding dGTP triphosphohydrolase, with product MRESLQSLRVRGGSSDPLTVRAFEDPERLGGMRSFEFDRERIVQSRAFRRLAGKTQVFTSRESDHFRSRLTHTIEVAQIARQVACALDLNEVLAEALALVHDIGHPPFGHAGERALDACLREYGRTFDHNLHALRIVEHFEDRYAGHRGLNLTLGVREGIIKHSRDYAASDYPALAEYFLGERPPIEAQIIDLADEIAYLTADLDDGVESGLLEIGSICDHIAIMRRSYDAVAEEHPGIEEKFLFHEALQRMQKELTEDLIATTLRNVREAGLKTLEDVRHHKHRVAVFSDAIEEQRLEEKRYLYDKLYTCDTLEAEHDKAAQVVSTLFAWYMESPQRMPAGYVEEAQEQGLARVVADYIAGMTDSFILQQFWAAKSRSRR from the coding sequence ATGCGTGAATCTCTCCAATCTCTTCGTGTGCGTGGTGGAAGTTCCGATCCGCTGACCGTGCGCGCCTTTGAGGACCCCGAGCGATTGGGTGGGATGCGCTCGTTCGAGTTCGATCGCGAGCGCATCGTTCAGTCGCGCGCCTTCCGCCGTCTGGCTGGAAAGACGCAGGTTTTCACGAGTCGGGAGTCGGACCACTTCCGCTCGCGCCTGACACACACCATCGAGGTCGCCCAGATTGCGCGGCAGGTAGCGTGCGCGCTCGATCTGAATGAGGTTCTAGCAGAGGCCCTTGCGCTCGTGCATGACATCGGCCATCCTCCCTTTGGCCACGCGGGCGAGCGGGCTCTGGACGCCTGCCTGCGCGAGTACGGACGCACCTTCGATCACAACCTGCATGCGCTTCGTATTGTGGAGCACTTCGAGGACCGCTACGCGGGACATCGCGGTCTGAACCTGACGCTCGGCGTGCGCGAAGGCATCATTAAGCACTCACGGGATTATGCCGCCAGCGATTATCCCGCCCTGGCCGAGTATTTCCTCGGAGAGCGGCCACCCATCGAGGCGCAGATCATCGATCTGGCGGATGAGATTGCGTATCTCACCGCCGACCTGGATGACGGCGTGGAGAGCGGCCTGCTCGAAATCGGCTCCATCTGCGACCATATTGCGATCATGCGCAGAAGCTATGACGCCGTGGCTGAAGAACATCCCGGGATTGAAGAGAAGTTCCTGTTCCACGAGGCTCTGCAGAGGATGCAGAAAGAGCTGACGGAAGATCTGATTGCCACCACGCTTAGGAACGTGCGCGAAGCCGGTCTGAAAACTCTGGAAGACGTCCGTCACCACAAGCATCGCGTCGCCGTCTTTTCCGATGCGATCGAGGAGCAGCGTCTTGAAGAGAAGCGCTATTTGTACGACAAGCTCTACACCTGCGACACGCTGGAGGCGGAGCACGACAAGGCTGCACAGGTGGTTTCCACGCTCTTCGCCTGGTACATGGAATCGCCGCAGCGGATGCCCGCCGGCTATGTCGAAGAGGCGCAAGAGCAGGGCTTGGCACGCGTGGTTGCGGATTACATTGCAGGCATGACGGACAGCTTTATCCTGCAGCAGTTCTGGGCTGCAAAGAGTCGCTCGCGCCGTTAG
- a CDS encoding tetratricopeptide repeat protein has protein sequence MRWSKSLTVGRNLAAGVVSGTLMLASAAMAQATAPTVVKPATDRSGSYYHYGLAKIYEDLATSQGRSDYATQAIEEYKLALTADPDSTYLQDGMAELYFKVGRIREAVQVSQDQIKKNPNDIEAHTLLARIYYRSLGNLQNSAQTQMVQLATAEYETLVRLQPDNVENHLLLGQLYEIAHDSVKAEVQFKAAQGLDSNSEEALLNMARLYSEQGDIQRVVTTLTSLPATDRTARIEFALGASYDQLKQPKNAAEAYRRALDIENDNLDAQRGLANALLADGQMDKALKQFEEIVAAEPQDAQSYVRIAEIQRREGHYDEALVTLKKAKALVPDSEELTFNEALTLDALGRYDEAEKALTDRLTAAAKTDNSYTDAERSNRAIFLDRLGMLYREQNKTQQAIEIYTQMIALGGEFAPRGYQGEVDSYRDAHDMAKATAAADAAYKALPTDRDIQRMYAGQLADTGQGDRGVAMIKALLNGKDDRDTYLTLAQIDVRLKRWADASAALDKAEAITLKPEDKLYIYFLRGTLADRQKQYDAAEAQFRKVLALDANNAQALNYLGYMLADHNLKLQESVSLLKKAVELDPQNGSYLDSLGWAYFKTSQYAQAEDLLLKAQSRLPTEAAIHDHLGEVYEKQGKLKMAATQWERAVAEYARTPAADVDAEDVARVHRKLDTVRVRMAKVRTTP, from the coding sequence ATGCGTTGGTCCAAATCTTTGACTGTAGGCCGTAACTTAGCGGCAGGTGTGGTGAGCGGAACGTTGATGCTGGCGTCCGCCGCCATGGCTCAAGCCACCGCACCCACCGTAGTTAAGCCAGCGACCGACCGGTCCGGGTCTTATTACCATTACGGTCTGGCCAAGATCTATGAAGATCTGGCCACCAGCCAGGGCCGCTCCGACTATGCGACGCAGGCTATCGAAGAGTACAAGCTGGCTCTGACGGCGGATCCGGACTCCACCTATCTGCAGGACGGGATGGCGGAGCTCTACTTCAAAGTAGGCCGCATCCGCGAGGCCGTGCAGGTCTCGCAGGATCAGATCAAGAAGAACCCGAACGATATCGAAGCGCACACGCTGTTGGCACGGATCTACTATCGTTCGCTCGGTAACCTGCAAAACAGCGCACAGACGCAGATGGTGCAGCTGGCCACGGCGGAGTACGAGACGCTGGTTCGCCTGCAGCCTGACAACGTAGAAAACCATCTTTTGCTCGGCCAGCTGTACGAGATTGCGCATGATTCGGTGAAGGCCGAGGTGCAGTTCAAGGCGGCACAGGGCCTGGATTCTAACTCGGAAGAAGCTCTGCTGAATATGGCTCGTCTATACAGCGAGCAGGGCGACATTCAGCGTGTTGTGACGACGCTGACCTCGTTGCCGGCAACAGATCGCACGGCGCGTATCGAGTTTGCGCTTGGCGCGAGTTACGACCAATTGAAGCAGCCAAAGAATGCGGCAGAGGCTTACCGTCGCGCTCTGGATATCGAAAACGACAATCTTGACGCTCAGCGTGGCCTGGCAAACGCCCTTTTGGCCGACGGCCAGATGGATAAGGCCCTGAAGCAGTTCGAGGAGATCGTCGCCGCAGAGCCACAGGATGCACAAAGTTACGTGCGCATCGCCGAGATTCAGCGGAGAGAGGGGCACTATGACGAAGCCCTTGTAACGCTGAAAAAAGCGAAGGCCCTGGTTCCGGACTCCGAAGAGTTGACCTTCAATGAAGCTCTGACCCTGGATGCTCTGGGTCGCTACGACGAGGCGGAGAAGGCCCTGACGGACCGTCTCACCGCCGCCGCTAAGACCGACAACAGCTACACGGACGCGGAGCGCAGCAATCGCGCCATCTTCCTCGACCGCCTGGGCATGTTGTACCGCGAACAGAACAAGACGCAGCAGGCCATCGAGATCTACACGCAGATGATTGCGCTGGGCGGAGAGTTTGCGCCGCGCGGTTATCAGGGAGAGGTAGATTCCTATCGCGATGCGCACGATATGGCGAAGGCAACAGCCGCTGCGGACGCTGCTTACAAGGCTCTGCCGACCGACCGTGACATTCAGCGGATGTATGCCGGACAGCTCGCGGACACAGGCCAGGGCGACCGCGGCGTTGCGATGATCAAGGCGCTTTTGAACGGCAAAGACGATCGCGATACGTATCTCACGCTGGCGCAGATTGATGTTCGCCTGAAGCGCTGGGCCGATGCCTCTGCTGCTCTGGACAAAGCGGAGGCGATCACGCTGAAGCCCGAGGACAAGCTCTATATCTACTTCCTGCGCGGCACGCTGGCCGACCGTCAGAAGCAGTATGACGCGGCCGAGGCGCAGTTCCGCAAGGTGCTCGCTCTGGACGCAAACAACGCTCAGGCACTGAACTATCTCGGGTATATGCTGGCCGACCACAACTTGAAGCTGCAGGAGTCCGTCTCCCTTTTGAAGAAGGCGGTTGAGCTCGATCCCCAGAACGGGTCGTATCTCGACTCTCTGGGTTGGGCGTACTTCAAGACCAGCCAGTACGCGCAGGCGGAGGACCTTCTGCTGAAGGCGCAGAGCCGCCTTCCCACGGAGGCCGCGATCCATGACCATCTGGGCGAGGTCTACGAGAAGCAGGGCAAACTCAAGATGGCGGCTACCCAGTGGGAGCGTGCCGTGGCTGAGTATGCTCGGACGCCGGCGGCCGACGTTGATGCTGAGGATGTAGCACGCGTGCATCGCAAACTGGACACGGTCAGAGTACGCATGGCCAAGGTGCGGACGACTCCTTAA
- a CDS encoding alkaline phosphatase family protein: MRFLQRWLVVVAVAVCSVVARADAYDGKPKLVVILVFDQFRGDFLDRYRADFKAKNGWNLFLKQGAHFTDCYYDYANLITAAGHSTIGTGAYTDGHGIPLNEWYERGADGKLRQVSSVQDDRYTLVGAPAGTKDLTGASAHRELASTLGDELVLATGGKARVYGVSMKDRAAILTSGHASKGAFWVDHDSGQWETSTYWMKQLPTWATEFNASGAADRARTEGGVATGLSFYERVGRTAASVRYQLDFAKALITNEKLGQNPAGVPDLIAISVSSTDINGHAFGPDDPSQKALVVGSDAALDEFFTYLDKTVGLKNVMVAMSGDHGVATSQVSADAMGMPALDFPATSFTEPLEKALQKRWPLKGKGAYVITMDNPYLLLNQAAFEAAGVREDEAENATRELLTQIFAGFASTSTTHDVRQKDVPVLTHAYTSTEMREGRLPDTQYGRLVAHSYSPYVGWALHLNFGPYQFPWHGSGTTHFSANSYDRHVPLELFGAAFVPGTYHGVVAPVDIAATFASLLRINRPSAAVGRVLTEAIKPEAAGSTWVRESATPHTAVK; this comes from the coding sequence ATGCGATTCCTTCAGCGGTGGTTGGTGGTGGTGGCAGTAGCGGTGTGTTCCGTGGTGGCGCGTGCGGATGCGTATGACGGCAAACCCAAGCTTGTGGTGATCCTGGTCTTCGACCAGTTCCGAGGTGATTTTCTGGACCGCTATCGCGCGGATTTCAAGGCGAAGAACGGCTGGAACCTGTTTTTGAAGCAGGGAGCGCACTTTACCGACTGCTACTACGACTACGCCAACCTGATCACGGCGGCGGGACATTCGACGATCGGCACCGGGGCGTACACGGACGGGCACGGTATTCCCCTGAACGAGTGGTATGAGCGGGGAGCAGATGGCAAGCTGCGGCAGGTAAGTTCGGTCCAGGATGACCGCTACACCCTGGTGGGAGCGCCTGCGGGAACGAAGGATCTGACGGGTGCCTCGGCGCATCGCGAGCTGGCGAGCACGCTGGGCGACGAACTGGTGCTGGCTACGGGTGGAAAAGCCCGTGTCTACGGCGTTTCCATGAAGGACCGTGCGGCGATCCTGACGAGTGGACATGCCTCCAAGGGCGCGTTCTGGGTGGACCACGATTCGGGACAATGGGAGACTTCGACCTACTGGATGAAGCAGCTTCCGACCTGGGCGACGGAGTTTAATGCCAGTGGAGCAGCGGATCGCGCGCGTACCGAGGGGGGAGTCGCCACAGGGCTCAGCTTTTACGAGCGCGTGGGACGCACGGCGGCCAGTGTGCGGTATCAGTTGGACTTCGCGAAGGCTCTGATTACGAATGAAAAGCTGGGGCAGAATCCTGCCGGCGTTCCAGACCTGATTGCGATCTCGGTCTCTTCGACGGACATCAACGGCCATGCCTTTGGCCCGGATGATCCTTCGCAGAAGGCTCTGGTTGTGGGTTCGGATGCGGCTCTGGATGAGTTCTTTACCTATCTGGACAAGACCGTGGGCTTGAAGAACGTGATGGTGGCGATGAGCGGCGATCACGGTGTGGCGACATCCCAGGTTTCGGCGGATGCGATGGGAATGCCCGCCCTGGATTTCCCGGCGACAAGCTTTACCGAGCCTCTAGAGAAGGCACTGCAGAAGCGTTGGCCGCTCAAGGGGAAGGGAGCCTATGTGATCACGATGGACAACCCTTACCTGCTGCTGAACCAGGCGGCGTTTGAGGCCGCAGGCGTCCGTGAGGATGAGGCGGAGAATGCGACGCGGGAACTCCTGACGCAGATCTTCGCGGGGTTCGCTTCGACTAGCACGACGCACGATGTACGCCAGAAGGATGTCCCGGTACTGACGCATGCTTATACCAGCACCGAGATGCGCGAAGGTCGCTTGCCGGACACGCAGTACGGACGCCTGGTGGCGCATAGCTACTCGCCTTATGTCGGATGGGCGCTGCATCTCAACTTCGGCCCGTACCAGTTCCCTTGGCATGGTTCGGGAACGACGCACTTCTCCGCGAATAGCTATGACCGGCATGTTCCTTTGGAACTCTTCGGTGCAGCATTCGTGCCGGGAACATATCACGGCGTAGTCGCTCCGGTGGATATCGCGGCGACGTTTGCTTCGTTGCTGCGGATCAACCGCCCGAGCGCGGCGGTGGGGCGCGTGTTGACCGAGGCGATCAAGCCGGAGGCGGCGGGATCGACCTGGGTGCGAGAGAGTGCGACTCCGCACACGGCGGTGAAGTAA
- the purH gene encoding bifunctional phosphoribosylaminoimidazolecarboxamide formyltransferase/IMP cyclohydrolase, which produces MSDLRTVRRALLSVTDKAGLVEFAKRLDALGVELVSTGGTSKALREAGLTVRDISDLTGFPEMLDGRVKTLHPKVHGGILHIRGNKEHVAAVEEHAIEPIDMVVVNLYAFAKTAGKPGVEFGEVIENIDIGGPSMVRSAAKNFHDVAIVTSVAEYASVADEMESLGGLTLQTRWRLAKQAFATTAAYDTGIANALESMEAPTGDEHAPAKFVTKGEFPSSLRVNFPLKQTLRYGENPHQAAALYTDGSGTGVANGRQLQGKELSFNNIVDLDACWDLVREFDETAVAIIKHTNPCGAATGDTVLAAYKNALAADPISAFGGVIGINREVDGEAAEEIAKLFVEAIVAPKFSPEAIERFAAKKNLRLVEIASGSAPRVMKHVSGGMLLQDADHGMVASADWKVVTERTPTEAERTALKFAWIVCKYVKSNAIVYARTHEGHGQTVGVGAGQMSRVDAARFGAMKATLPMEGCVAASDAFFPFADGLETVAAAGATAIIQPGGSVRDAEVIAAADKLGLAMVFTGMRHFRHG; this is translated from the coding sequence ATGAGTGATTTACGGACGGTGCGTCGGGCGTTGTTGTCGGTTACGGACAAGGCAGGTTTGGTGGAGTTTGCGAAGCGCCTGGATGCGCTGGGCGTAGAACTGGTGAGCACGGGTGGGACGTCCAAGGCGCTGCGCGAGGCGGGCCTGACGGTGCGCGACATCAGCGATCTGACGGGCTTTCCCGAGATGCTGGACGGACGCGTGAAGACGCTGCATCCGAAGGTGCACGGCGGCATTCTGCATATTCGTGGGAACAAGGAGCACGTTGCTGCCGTGGAAGAGCACGCGATTGAGCCCATCGATATGGTCGTGGTGAATCTTTATGCCTTCGCAAAGACCGCTGGGAAGCCCGGCGTGGAGTTCGGCGAAGTGATCGAGAACATCGACATCGGCGGCCCCAGCATGGTGCGTAGCGCCGCAAAGAATTTTCATGACGTCGCCATTGTGACCAGCGTTGCGGAGTATGCGTCGGTGGCGGACGAGATGGAGAGCCTCGGTGGTCTGACGCTGCAGACGCGTTGGCGTCTGGCCAAACAGGCGTTTGCGACCACGGCGGCTTACGATACCGGCATCGCGAATGCTCTGGAGAGCATGGAAGCGCCCACGGGAGACGAACATGCTCCGGCGAAGTTTGTCACCAAGGGCGAGTTCCCCAGTTCGTTGCGTGTGAACTTTCCGCTGAAGCAGACCCTGCGCTATGGCGAAAACCCGCACCAGGCAGCGGCGCTTTACACCGATGGATCGGGTACGGGCGTTGCCAATGGAAGGCAGCTGCAGGGCAAGGAACTTTCGTTCAACAATATCGTGGATCTGGATGCCTGCTGGGACCTGGTCCGCGAGTTCGATGAGACGGCGGTCGCCATCATCAAACACACGAACCCCTGCGGAGCGGCAACGGGCGATACCGTGCTGGCTGCCTACAAGAACGCTCTTGCGGCTGACCCAATCAGCGCCTTCGGCGGCGTGATCGGCATCAATCGCGAGGTAGATGGGGAAGCAGCGGAGGAGATCGCGAAGCTCTTTGTGGAAGCGATTGTCGCGCCGAAGTTTTCTCCTGAGGCCATTGAGCGATTTGCTGCAAAGAAGAACCTTCGTCTGGTGGAGATTGCCAGCGGAAGCGCGCCGCGTGTGATGAAGCACGTCTCCGGCGGCATGTTGCTGCAGGATGCGGACCACGGCATGGTGGCTTCGGCGGATTGGAAGGTTGTGACGGAGCGTACCCCAACTGAAGCGGAGCGTACCGCCCTGAAGTTCGCTTGGATCGTCTGCAAGTACGTGAAGTCGAACGCGATCGTCTATGCCCGTACGCACGAAGGCCACGGACAGACGGTCGGTGTGGGAGCGGGGCAGATGAGCCGTGTGGACGCTGCCCGTTTTGGCGCGATGAAGGCGACGCTCCCGATGGAGGGCTGTGTTGCGGCCTCGGACGCCTTTTTCCCGTTCGCGGACGGTCTGGAGACGGTCGCTGCGGCGGGTGCAACGGCGATTATCCAGCCGGGGGGCAGTGTTCGGGACGCGGAAGTCATTGCTGCAGCCGATAAACTCGGTCTGGCGATGGTATTTACGGGCATGCGGCACTTCCGTCACGGGTGA